In one window of Desulfurella amilsii DNA:
- a CDS encoding MurT ligase domain-containing protein: MLFDSDINYVLSLIGAKAIAKFAGLLNKGATALPGHFIEKLNPSFLKVISDEVKNCILVTGTNGKTTTSSLIVHLLTKENKNIGNNHAGSNLKRGIISSIIPYLTWDKKFSKNFDYFVFECDEFALEKIVQDLAASYIVMLNLFRDQLDRYGEIDTIRKKWSYLISNNKHVHYIVNADDPSIASLFHNQNLKVSYFGVSDYSATQDNLKDVLFCPICGGELEYNKRYFSHIGDYFCTNCDFKRPKPNLTAKITQDSEEVELEYLGNIYHAKMPIKGTYNVYNIAASYLACVELGYKINNFANNILDFKSTFGRYELINYNDKKIFLILVKNPVGFTQALESSIDNNKKNFVFILNDNIADGRDVSWIWDVNFGSLKDNINELIFGGSRMFDMALRIKYEDIGINKFVFFDTYRELFNKIHQSENDTFHIFLTYTALLELKNYLSKQGFKNFYER; this comes from the coding sequence ATGTTGTTTGATAGTGATATAAACTACGTGCTGTCCCTTATAGGGGCTAAAGCAATAGCCAAATTTGCTGGGTTACTAAATAAAGGAGCTACTGCTCTGCCTGGTCATTTTATTGAAAAGCTAAACCCTAGTTTTTTAAAGGTAATTAGTGATGAAGTAAAAAATTGTATTTTAGTTACTGGTACAAATGGTAAAACTACCACATCTAGTTTGATTGTCCACTTGCTAACAAAAGAAAATAAAAATATTGGAAATAACCATGCTGGTTCTAATTTAAAAAGAGGGATTATCAGTTCAATTATACCTTATTTAACGTGGGATAAAAAATTTTCAAAAAACTTTGATTATTTTGTTTTTGAGTGTGATGAATTTGCTTTGGAAAAGATAGTACAAGATTTAGCTGCAAGTTACATTGTTATGTTGAATCTATTCAGAGATCAATTAGATAGATATGGTGAGATAGATACAATTAGAAAAAAATGGAGTTATTTGATTAGTAACAATAAACATGTACATTATATAGTAAATGCTGATGATCCATCTATTGCTTCTTTATTTCATAATCAGAATTTAAAGGTTTCATATTTTGGCGTATCAGATTATAGTGCCACACAAGATAATCTTAAAGATGTTCTGTTTTGTCCTATTTGCGGCGGGGAACTTGAGTATAATAAACGTTATTTTTCTCATATTGGAGACTATTTTTGCACAAATTGCGATTTTAAAAGACCAAAGCCAAATTTAACAGCGAAAATTACGCAAGATTCCGAAGAGGTAGAATTAGAGTATTTAGGTAATATTTACCATGCCAAAATGCCAATTAAAGGCACCTATAATGTTTATAATATTGCAGCTTCATATTTAGCCTGCGTAGAGCTTGGCTATAAAATAAATAATTTTGCTAACAATATATTGGACTTTAAATCTACTTTTGGTAGATATGAGCTTATTAATTACAATGACAAAAAAATTTTTTTGATTTTAGTAAAAAATCCTGTTGGTTTTACGCAAGCTTTAGAGTCTAGCATAGATAACAACAAGAAAAATTTTGTTTTTATACTGAACGATAATATAGCTGATGGTAGAGATGTTTCATGGATTTGGGATGTAAATTTTGGTTCATTAAAGGACAATATAAACGAGTTAATATTTGGCGGAAGTCGTATGTTTGATATGGCACTTAGAATAAAGTATGAAGATATTGGCATAAATAAATTTGTTTTTTTTGATACCTACAGAGAACTTTTTAATAAAATCCACCAATCTGAAAACGATACTTTCCATATCTTTTTAACATATACGGCTTTATTAGAATTAAAAAATTATTTAAGCAAGCAAGGCTTTAAGAACTTTTATGAACGATAA
- a CDS encoding type 1 glutamine amidotransferase — MNDKKISLDITFLFPNTMSTYGDSGNVLALQKRCEWRDIEVKIHYSDIYDSIYPSNIYFWGGGQDKAQEVVSNNFSQKKLDFLIKEVENNKVFLLICGSYQLMGKYYIDSNNNKIEGLGILDVYTQSSKKRMIGNTVIETNTKLNLEIKKIVGFENHSGQTFLGKSIEPFGYVKLGFGNNGLDKTEGALYKNIIACYQHGPLLPKNPQLTDYIITKSIENRYGSGININKLDDTLEYAAYNAILNRLKI, encoded by the coding sequence ATGAACGATAAAAAAATTTCTTTGGATATTACCTTTCTTTTTCCTAATACTATGAGTACATACGGTGACAGTGGTAATGTTTTGGCTTTGCAAAAGCGATGCGAGTGGAGAGATATTGAAGTTAAAATCCACTATAGTGATATTTACGACAGTATTTATCCGTCAAATATTTATTTTTGGGGCGGCGGTCAGGATAAAGCCCAAGAGGTAGTTTCAAATAATTTTAGTCAAAAAAAGTTAGACTTTTTGATCAAAGAAGTGGAGAATAATAAAGTATTTTTGCTTATTTGTGGGTCTTATCAATTAATGGGTAAGTATTATATAGACTCGAATAACAATAAAATCGAAGGTCTTGGTATTTTAGATGTCTACACTCAAAGCTCAAAAAAGCGTATGATTGGCAATACAGTAATTGAAACGAATACTAAACTAAACCTTGAAATAAAAAAAATTGTGGGATTTGAAAACCATAGTGGACAAACTTTTTTAGGGAAAAGCATTGAGCCTTTTGGTTATGTAAAGCTTGGTTTTGGCAATAACGGTCTTGATAAAACCGAAGGTGCACTCTATAAAAATATTATAGCATGCTATCAACATGGACCGCTGTTGCCTAAAAATCCCCAACTAACAGATTACATTATTACAAAATCCATAGAAAATAGATATGGATCAGGCATAAATATTAATAA
- a CDS encoding P-II family nitrogen regulator, whose amino-acid sequence MKKIEAIIKPFKLDNVKEGLNEIGIKGITISEVKGYGRQKGHTEIYRGAEYIVDFLPKIKIEVVVSDNQVDAVIEKIIENAKTGKVGDGKIFVIPIGEAIRIRTGEKGEDAV is encoded by the coding sequence ATGAAAAAAATTGAAGCTATAATAAAGCCTTTCAAGCTTGACAATGTGAAAGAGGGTTTGAATGAAATTGGTATAAAAGGTATTACAATAAGTGAAGTTAAAGGCTATGGAAGACAAAAAGGTCATACAGAAATCTACAGAGGTGCAGAATATATTGTTGATTTTTTACCAAAGATAAAAATCGAGGTGGTAGTAAGCGATAATCAAGTTGATGCCGTAATTGAGAAAATAATAGAAAATGCAAAAACTGGCAAGGTTGGTGATGGAAAAATTTTTGTAATACCTATAGGAGAAGCTATAAGGATCAGAACAGGCGAAAAAGGTGAAGATGCTGTCTAA